The DNA region ACATTTCTCTAACAAGAAAATTCTGTTCTGCACTTTTTCCATGGCTAGGTACATTGGTGTTGCAGGGCTTTCACATATGGGCATACCAAAAGAGGTGCTTTGAAGTGAAAAATGTTATTGGCATATTTCCTTACATTTACATGCTTAAGAGGTGTTTAAGTGCGCCTATTATATGTTAGACTTTCAAAACAAACCAAAAGTTCAGAATGAAGAACTGGGGTGAAGACTGTCAATATAATAGGCCTTTCCTTCCATAAAATGGATTTTTTGCTTTCCAAAAAGTGTTAAGAGTCTAGGGAGAGCATTTTTCACTGGGGGTGTTCTGTTTGAAGAATGATGTGGTGCACCATGAGCCTATTCCTTAAATTCTTGTTTGGTTTGAGGAGTGGAATAGGTTGGTCCATCACCATCTCATTCCTCATATATAGACACATAAATAGTACAACCATGAGGAATATGGTCATTCCACCAAATTTATGGAATCAACTCATCATGCATCACCCCATCTAGTATGAGATGACTCCTCAAACCAAAGAACCCATAAATGTTTGATGCAGACCAAGCAACCAAAATATTCAGATTGGATGCCTAATGATTAACTATTATTTGTAATATGGTTGTGGAGTTATTGCAGAAAGAGGCCACGGGTTCCAACAGGTAAATAGCACAGGCAATATATGGTAGGCAGATTACAGTTGCTTTACCAATTACGTACTGATCCAGTTATACCAAATCTTATTGAAACATGATGATGTCTAGCTTCTAGAGAAATAGTTTGACGCTATGTCCCTTTCCAAGATAAGCTGCTAATCTTTGTTGCATTTACTGTGATAAATCAAAAAACAAGTTGTGACACACCAATGCAGATGACTACCAAACATTAAACTGGCAAAGCTAATTTGGCAAAACCAAATCAAAGGATTTTCCAGTGGTTTTTAACGCAACTCCTAGGCATTTGGAACGGGGGTGGGTAAGCCACACACTCACACCTAGCCTTGCCACCTTAATAACCGTGGATTTCGCACAAAGATACACAATTTGTTCGATCCAGGGTTTTAACCAAGTTTGAACGAATGTCTctaaattacataaataaaAAGGCATCATTACAGTATAGTTGGTCCACATCTAGGATTATGTAATATCCTATGTTCAGAATTCGATGCTGCAATGCATGATGGCTCCAAAAGAAAATTACTTCTAAATATTTTAATATAACAAACAGTAGTCAACTCCAGCATTCTACAATGTAGAATTACATTGGCATCTTGTATTACCTATCATGGACGAAGCATCTTTTAGTAACTGTATATGTCATGGGCTAGCATCTACTTGACCCTATACAGATCTACTCTAGCATTTCAATTAGTCAAGCTTTAGCAGTGTTACTATTATTATTATTTAATATCTCTATGTACACAGCAACATGAGGGATTTTCAATTAGAGATAAGCTAAACAGTCCTAACCAGCTCTTATGTAATTCCAGAAAACACAAACTCCTATACGTGCACTATATCACAACACATCAAGAAATTGATATCATAATGACACAGGGTATTAACACGGAAATTGTAAGGTTGGTAATAAAGCATACCAGTGTCTTGATCCAGATTCATAGGTAAGCACCAAGACTCATTAGGGCTATAGTTGCCACACTCAGCAAAAAAGAGCTTTGCAGGAGCATGAACAGATTGAGGGTCTTCACAAGTTGCAAGAAAATTGTTATGGCTGTGATAATATTTTAAAGGATTCCCTGGATTGTATCCTATGTTCAGGTTGTACTCCGGGCCAGATACGCATCCATTGACACCAcatataaatgaagcttatactTGTCCACCTTAAACCATGGAAACAAAGAGTTAAATTGGAAGGCTCAGTGTATTATCGTTCCTCCTAGCCGCCGCCTGGAGCATATCACCAAAGGTGGGATCAGCAACTCGCAGGTCAGAATGACCGGGCCACGATTCGCATCAGGCACCTGGTGCTGATCATTTGTATTGTAAATTGTTCGCTTGGCGGGTAGGCTTTGTCGTACCAAATGGTGTTGATAATGATGTTGGAGACAGGGTCCAGTGGGATATAGCAGAGGCCCGCCTTGAGCAGGCTGTGGTGGTACCGAGAGAGCACAGCTCGTCCTTGGGCAGCCTGGCCAGCGCATCTAGGTAGAAACGATGGATTCTTGCGATAAGCACACGCCTCCTGGCTGCCCGGGTAGGAGGCAGTGCTCGGGGGTTTTGCGCGCCGGAGCCTAGATTTGGCAAGAGCTCCCAGGATTCTTTTAGTTGGAGAACTGGATCCGATGCTACATGATCCAGCCGGAGCAGAAGTTGGTCAGACTTGCATTGAAGCCTCGGCTGGAGGTTCTTCAGGCCAGGTGAAACCAGCTTCCACACTAGCACGAGCTTCTGCGGATCTGGGTGGCGGGCGGCGACTGCTGCGCATCGGAGGGAGGCGACGAGGGGGGCCCGCCTCGGCTGCGTCGAGGTATCGCACGGCCTCGACGTTGGGGAGGTAGGGGAAGAGGCGGGTCAGGAAGGCGAGGAGGCCATCGAGCGACCGCTGGATCATGTCCGCCGCAGCCTCATCTCCTCCTCTTGCAGTTGCAgccaccagggcagcaaccatctGGAGCCATGACGGAGTTGACATAGATGTTGGAGGAGGGATCCAGGAGGCCGAAGCAAAAGCCGCCGTATCCGAGCTGCCGATTCTTCAACCGGTTGTAGCACTTGCCGATCTTGGCAAGAACCGCTCTACTCTCTTCATTCGGGTCGCCTCGGAGGAAGTCATCCTCGAGGTTCCTGGGCCCATAGATCTGGGGACTGCTGCGCTGCGGCTCTGGCTCTGGTTGCCGACGGAGACGACGCTCTCGTTGCCGCAAGAGACGGCGCTCCAGCGGAAGCGGAACATCTCGTCGAGGATCTGGGGATCTTTTGAGGAGAAAGTCCCTTGGTCTGTGGTGGCGGCCATCCTCGAGGTCGAGGGTCTGGGCACCGAGTCGGCCGCGGCGTTGCGCTGGCCCTACGCCCAACGAGCCTAGGCCATCTGCTGCTATGGGATGGGCCTTCCTTTTCTTCATGGGCCGACCGACTACCAACCAAACCTATCCGCAACGGGCCGAAAATGGGCCCGgcaacctcctcctcctcctccccccgaCAGCGACATGGGCggcccttcccttcccttccagTTCCCAGTagcagaggaggagaaggaggaggcggcggcgagaggAGACGACGATGCCGTCGCGttcgccgcggcggccgggcgcCCTCCCGAGCGCCAGCAGCAGACGGAGGGGCGCCGCCGAGCCCCCTCCCGGCCTCTTCCCAGCCAGGGAggacctcctccgcctgctcgccgtcctcgccatcgccgccgcagccgcagcgGCCTGCAGCCGGCTCAACCGCCGCCCTCAGCCCTTCTGCGACTCCGTCCAATCGCCCGATGACTACGCCGACGGTACGTCCTTCGCTGCTCCGTAGTACTTCCGTTGCTCACTGCTATAACTAGTAAGTAACCAAGGCAAGGCGCGCAGATTCGTGTCAACCTTGCCCCCAGAACGGCCGATGTGTGGACGGTCTGCTGGAGTGCGTCCAGGGATTCAAGAGATACGGTGGATCATGCATAGAGGATGGACTGCTCAGCCAAACAGCTACCAAGATTGTACTGCACTTGCCTtctctttcttccttccttGCCTGCAATTGCGAACTCATGCCTAGGCTATACCGGTCTTCTTTTCTTGTTCTATTCTCTACAAATCAAGTCAGAGTTGCTACAGCTGAGGATCTGCGATCAGCATGCTCGTGCTTTATGCGGCCAGCCCTCCAAAATCTTGGTCTGTCCACACCTCAAATCTCTTCAATTTATTACTGGCTGCTACGTCCCCATATCCTGCTCAACTCGTTTCCTGAATTCCAGTTTCAGAAGCATGACGTCGCAGATACAGTCGATAAACTCTTATCAAAGAATCCTGCTGGCTTAACTGAGGATGGCATTGAACTTGTGAAAGCTAGGGTGCTGGACAGTGCTCAGGGCTTCTTCGAGACAACTTTTACTTCCAACCAGTATGCTATCTCGCAACTTTTATCCCCGACAGAAAAATGGTGGATGCTAAGCGTAACCCTCTTAATTTTTCCCCTTCAGAGCTGAAGCATTTAAATGTCCTGAGCTGGTCGCAGAGCATCACATGCCCCTCACTTGTCAAGTTCGTCAATGGATCTCTAGAAATATCATCTTTGCGGCAAGCTTTTCTATCCTGGTATGCTCGTGGCATTACTATCTTAAGCATGCAGCTTGTTTATAGGCAGCTCAAGTGATGATGGAACCCAAGTTTGCAGCACTGCTCTGGGGACTGTGGACCATTTACTGGAGACAAGCATTATCAAATAGAGCTGAGAAAATATATGAGCAGGTATCATGTTTTGTtcccacacccccccccccctttgtTCAAGTGTTTATCTAGTGAAAGATTAACTGCTGCTTAGATTTGCATCATGCTGGGGCAATTGGTGTTCTATTGATATAAAAAAATCTATTTTGCAATATATCACATGGATAATGACATTTAACTACTATGGCAAATTGAATTTACTTGGATAAACGAACCAGAAAAGTGTAACATTCTATACCTGTTAGTATTG from Panicum hallii strain FIL2 chromosome 9, PHallii_v3.1, whole genome shotgun sequence includes:
- the LOC112874724 gene encoding uncharacterized protein LOC112874724, which produces MPSRSPRRPGALPSASSRRRGAAEPPPGLFPAREDLLRLLAVLAIAAAAAAACSRLNRRPQPFCDSVQSPDDYADDSCQPCPQNGRCVDGLLECVQGFKRYGGSCIEDGLLSQTATKISELLQLRICDQHARALCGQPSKILFQKHDVADTVDKLLSKNPAGLTEDGIELVKARVLDSAQGFFETTFTSNQAEAFKCPELVAEHHMPLTCQVRQWISRNIIFAASFSILFAALLWGLWTIYWRQALSNRAEKIYEQVCEILEDNAVNAKIGNSDCEPWVVASWLRDHLLVPRERKNASLWKKVEELILEDSRIDQYPKVIKGESKVVYEWQASGSLSGKIKKLQGARVESRTSVGGIKLSEEMGACVGEVREQGSCDPARRDRTKA